The window TTGCCAattatagttttattaaaataatttgttaatatgaaaaattgaaaaataattattagttAACAAAAcacttatttaatatatttattagtaaAAGTTCTATAACCAATGATAAAattcttacaaatatttttattatcaaaagaattataaattatatttacctataaatattaacaaaattcTCAAAATGAGAATATGTCTTCTAAAACTATGTGTCATAAATAATCGCCTGTGTGGCTAGCACTCTGACTGATATGCATGAagtaaaactataaaattttgttGACAACAAGGTTGTAGCCCTTGTGGAAGAAGTGCAACATATATCAAAATTATCTCCTTAACTACTCGGATATATCAACTCGTTGCATTATAGTCATCCCACATTTATTTAGTGGGGTAACAGATGTAGGCCCAATAAAGGGCCATAAATGCTGACTTGGATCTTATAGATCATATTGAGTTTCGTTATCGAAAACCAATACAATTCTTTGAAGAAAAACACttgcaagaaaaaaacatacattTTAAAAGGAATTCCAttgatatgaaaataatattttatcaaaaaatttgaatacaATTGACTATATAAATAGAGATATACGTAATATAGTAACGACGATAAAAGTTAAATTAATTTGAAGatgttttttctaaaacattagTTATTAACAAATTGATGAATGCAATATGTTTTACCTAGTTAAACCTTCTACACACAAAAATATGTGTGGTTTTGTCTTTTTTATAGACTCTTTTATTTACAGATCGCATTACAAAACTCAATACATTTGTTGATATCTCTTGATAGTCAACATTCAATACAATCATTCCATGTGTgtgattatattttctttatcaaaaacGTTATTTGCATATTACATTACAACCTTCAATACAGTTGTTGATATATCATGATAGTCAACATTCAATACAATAATTTCATATCGAGTCATTCTAAAAAACAATGATTTAAGTTTATTATGTCATTTGTTGACCCTTTTTAGTCACCCTTATCATGCTGATTCTCGGACCAAACATCTGTTAACTCATATTGTTGTTCCAATTAAAATtcaataatacaaaataaaaattacattaaagaaaataaatttaagtaGAATTTATGTGTaactttatattctttaaaaactaagtacaaataaaattttaaaatcaaggTTGTATTATATATAATCTAAGTTATTGTATTAGTAATTGTGttttaacaattataataaatgtatgaTGATTGATTTAAAGCTGATTAAAATtagatattacatatataaaaagcTATTAATAAATACAATGTTTCAGTAAAATATGTAGTTTATTTGAAGAGTAGGTAATGTTGGAAATAGGAAAATGTAGGTATTTGATAGTGGCATCTTAAATCTGGTTTAAGTTTACATggttgatcgtgcatgttcttgtttgatttttgCACGGTCAATCAAGTTAACTTTCCTAGATTAGGAGTGTTACCTTCAGATATGTCACTTCACCCTATAttctatatatctatgtttcaAGAATTTGTACGTGATTTATATTCAGATTGATGGCATCGAAAGAGATAGAGATTAACGGCAttagagaaaagaagaagaagaaaacacaacATAATATAAATAGTATTCCATTCAACATCATGTTGTAATGTATTTTATTTGatgttataataaattatattccaTTTATATTTAACTATACTATTTCTCTTTACAAAAGCATATACACATCAACATAAAACTCAAATACATACCAATACAATGCACACTATTCTATTTAGTTTTTTGGTTGGTATTCTATTCAGTTCACAAGAACATACACAAAGTAGTAATAGTATGAACATGCACTCTTCACACTTATCCATGTTACTTGGGTAACATAGACTACTTGAAATTAGCATAGAATGAAAACAACATGCCAAACACAAAGCCACACACTTTCGGTTTAATGTGTTTACAAATAGCAAATCAGACGAAGAACAAAAAATTACTTCAAACTCAGATTTCTCAAAGCTATTCTATTTGAAATCAGATAAGACAAACGAATTGAAagtaaaatagaatgaaaagtAGAGtccaaacacacacaaaaaaatactTCAGATTCAGAGATACTTGTTCCGGCGTTCTCTCGACTATCACAAAACGAATCCGACAAGCATCCCATTCCGTCAACGACAAAGCCTTTGAAATTGGAAAGTGTTATTCGACCTTACCACTACGCTGTTGTCGTGACCGTTAATTTCCGAATCGGTGAAGCCTTCCACTCCCATCACAAACATAGGCTGCACAAACGGTTTGGTCTTCTAAAAAACTTCTTCGGGATTTGAAattgaaaagtggtatcaaatttgtgGTATAATTACAATTTCcccataaatatataaataaatagtttcaaaatatgaattttttaaaaataatgtttaaaaaataatttttgatttctaaacaacgtttttaaaaaaaaattataaaaaagttcaaagttGAAAAAATagaattcgaaaacataaaaaaattattaatttttgtttaaataacaagggtataagagtcttttgtcatttaatgaaaaatgtattttttaaaatatctctttagtagtggtaaacatgaataattgtatcaagaaagtggtaaacatgaatattTCCCTATAAAAATAGCCTCAAatgaaaaaatgactaaaaaaagttttattaaaaagcaaaaatacatttacatcctagggtttagggtttaaagttaagGGTGGAATTTTGAGAATATGGTtacaagttttaaaaaattaaaaattaaaattttcaaaataaaaataagctattttaatcaatttttattgaatgctattttgtgataaaaaaatatttattttctattttataaaattttaaatcttaaacccaaatctccaccccttaactctaaaccctaaagtttggGTTAGTTAACCATAGAAgaataagtgtatatttacctatttaatgaaacattttggtcattttgattattagagtttatatttatgataaaaaaaaattagtgctATCCTAAATATTTCTCAATTAAAAATGGTTATTCTTGAGAATTGTTTTTTCAGTATAGAGAATTATAAACAAACTGAAAAGAGGAAGTGGGCATTTCTATTAgaaaggagagaagagagagaagagagagagagggttccCGGCCGACGGCGAGGCTCCTTTAGCCACCGTCGGTCCGGTCATGTTTTTCAAGGTTCTTTTAAACGGGGGTTTAGGTTTTTAGTTTGTGGATCTGTTGGGTTTAGTCTCGGCGGCGCACCTATCTACGGTGGCCGTCCGATTTTGTCCCGGGAAGTGATGGCTTTCTCAGCATCTTCTTCGCCGGTTTCTGTTTCCGGGAGTCGGTGGCTTCTTCAGCACCGAGATCGCCGGCTTTGGTTCCGGAAGGCGGTGGCTCTCTTAGCACCGCTAGCGCCGGCTAGTTTCTCGAGTTACCTCACCGCGATCTACGAATCCGAGCCTCTCTTGTTCATCTGCCTCTCGTTTCTGAATCTGGTTCCGCATGCATGTATGTCGGAGATGATGATCGATTGTAGGCGGGTCTATTCTCTATTAAATTCGTAGATCCGGTTAGTTATGATTCTCGGTGTGCGTTGGTTGTTTACGAGTTGCGATGGAAAGGTGGGTTTGAATGGTTTCGGCTCAATTCTGATGACGGCGTAGCGGTTAGGCGTCGTATCACGGAATCCGGAGCCGAAGGAAGAAGATAGGGAGGCGCACGCTTCGCGTGGATCGAGCGGCGCTAGCTAAGGTTTTCGGAATTTGGGCCTGTTGGCCCATAATGGTAGTTGTGCTTTTGTATAATGTATTTGGGCTTTTGTAGGTGTTCCTTGTAAGGTTTGGGTTCTGGCATTTTGGGTTTTAACccttttaattaataaattcagatggaaaaaaaaaaaaaagaggaagtgggccTAGTGAGAGCAGAGGAATTATTCCAGTCctttattttgatttgatttagtTTCATTTTAAGAGATACTGATTTGGTTAGTAAAGAGAATTTGTAATTTCTGAGGAGAGAATGATTTGATTTGATCATCTCCGATTCGATGTGATCCCGCCAACACAGAAAAACTCTTATCGATATTTATGAAGGGGGCGAGATTGACTGAAGATGCTTTGTGGTTCTTTGCGAGATCGAATACAGCCTTGGCTTCGCGACTATGTTAAACTCCAATCTCTCGCCGTCATCCTCATCTACGCtcaggtctctctctctctcttcaaatATGTTTTGATTGGGTCTATCTATTTCTAGGGTTCATCGATCCGAGATTGTTATCCAGATTGGCTGCGCTCTGATAGGATCACTAGGGGCCTTATACAATGGAGTTCTGCTCATAAACTTGGTGATTGCGTTGTTTGCGCTTGTGGCAATCGAGAGCAATAGCCAAAGCCTCGGCCGCACCTACGCTGCTCTCCTCTTCTGCGCTCTTCTCCTCGATATCTCCTGGTTCATCCTCTTCACCCAAGAAGATTATATATGTTGATGACGACAAGTAAGCACCGTTTCTACTTAgcttttttcattatttattttgtatgaaaacatttatttatttgggGGTACGTGGTTAGAATAGACTATAGATTAAGAATCTACCTGATGATTCTTTCCGGGTTTATCTTTTGTGTGTAAATGGagctacttttttttgttttgttttgttttgggtttCAATGGAGATAGTATAAAGATTGGGGGGTGTATAGGTGTTGTCCTTGTGTGTTTGATATGAGTTTAGAGGGAGATGATCTtgagaagagaaaaaaatacttataaacTAGCTCGAATCTTGTGGATTGCTCATACGTATGAAGATTGTAGTTACATGCTGTGGGGACGTGATATGATGGAGATTGTTGCATTGTACATTGTTCCATGTGATGTGAGGGTTTTGACATGTTTTGAATCCGGTTAATATGGAAATGTTAGATGCGGTTTGGAGACTTAATCGAGTTTTCATAAATTAAGAGTTCGCTCCGACGATTTAAAGCAAAACTTTGCCATCGTTCGGATTTTCTACAACACCGTGTAAAGCCCATAGAATAAATAAGATAAAGCCCAAGAGAAAGTGGAGCTAAAAAGCCTATATTAAAGTATTAAATAAACCCCAAAAATGTCATggatttttaataagttttttagagaaaaaagtCCGACTGATTTAAAAATGATGTCGTAATCAATCAGCAGAAAAGGAGAGAAACCGAGAAGGATCTGGAATCAACACTCCTCCACACAAAAACTTAAACCCCCTTTGTCTCTCTTTTGCTTGCttctaattttcaaaaataatcagaaactagattttgacccgcgcaggcgcgcgggtgtacattttgaaaaatatgttgatatttgtttttcatgtaattattaaggTTTTACAAAATGAATCCAAAGAACAGAACCTAtaccgatccgaaaatatagtaccaaacccgaacataaattgattaaatattcgaattattcaaaattttgttatttagagaaccaaatctgatccgaaccgaagtattcgggtacccgaatttatctaaaaatagatttatatacttatatatatattaattatttttagatttaacgtatataaaacattaagaatgatacttttaaattggtttaaatacttgaaaatctatatatagatagtcaaaagtaaatatctgcaatagttaaagtatactcaaatcaccaaaaatacttaaaataattattgattccatatccaaaattttaaatcaaaccaattgatatgttaagcttaggtattctgacatatgttattcaaatttataggtaatatattattttatttatagattttgagaaatttaaaatagataatgatttaaaactttaaaaataatttaaatgggttatccaaacgcgaaccaaacccgcaaagatccgaatcaaactcaaaccaaaatttagaaacatcctaACAGGGCTTAAATTTTTGACTCCGAAAACCCGAaacacaaaccgatcagaaccaaacccgtatgggtgcCCGAAATCTCATCCctattcattattatatatcgtatactgtcatcatataattaattgtattttatacgtaccatcatataagtaatcatataattaatagtattttatacgtaccatcatataaataattacatatattatatttataaaacttaataggaaatataaaaaCGATAATTTGAGTtagtatttcaaattgggctttgtattgtatttttattatatatattgacaacatttttgtataatggttattgaaaaatagtttagtaaaaatccatttttgaatatatgtattagtttttaatcaatttttgatataaatcaactttaaattattattttgatttgaaatatgtgtataaagtttaaattttgttttatggttagtttagaaaagaaaaagttttaggcGATTAGATTGACCcgttttcgtatattttaaatctcgcccagatagatagttttttataatatgatggacttttaatttttcttaaaaacataagcccattactcttttttttcttaatactactatccttgtttccaaacaaaattaatttttttttagaagactacaatttatgtttccaaacactccaaatttttttaatagtcctattcaagtctccaaacactccaaatttgtacttgagttttaataagatagattgcTCCTTATTTTTTCTTTCGTCTCTGTGAGATTCATCTGCTGTTCTGTTGAAGAAGACTCGGAGTTTAAGAAAAAGGTGCTTTACTTTCTTTCTTGCATTTATCGTTTTggttagtattttattttttttgtcattttaatcTCCGTGACTAGCCTTATTTGTTCTTCCTCTTTGTaaataataccaaaaaaaaaaaaagtttgttatCTAAGATTAATAGGTGAGTTTGAGAAACGGGTTTTCATCGAGACTTGTTCTTTCTCGCTCATGGTAATCTTTTGTGACTATGAACAGGAATAGAGGCCATGGAAGAAGCTACTAATGCAACGAGTTATTGGTGCCACATGTGTTCCCAAACTGTGAATGCTGTGATGACGGAAGACGAGATCAAATGCCCCTTTTGTCGAAGCGGCTTTGTTGAAGAGATGGATGAGGACCGGAGAGCAACAACCACTTCTATCTGGGCTCCCATCTTGATGGAAATGATGAACAACTCTGCCACAAGGAACCAGAGTGCTGAGTCTGTTGAGAATGAAAACGGAAACGGTAGAGACTTGGATTCGCAGCTTCAAGAGATTCTTAGGAGAAGGGGAAGACGTTCTTCCGTTTCCGTTGTGCAATTGCTTCGTGGAGTAAGAGCACTCCAACCTGAGAGTAGTAGTAACAGAGATGATGATGACAACAACCATCCGTCAAATGAACGCTTGATCGTCATCAGTCCTCATCATCAGATTATCGCCGTCCCACGCTCTCTCGTTACGGATTCTATGCCTGATGGTTCTTCTCTAAGCGACTATTTCATCGGTCCTGGATTCGAAGCGCTGCTCCAGCGTTTAGCGGAGAATGATCCCAACAGATACGGAACACCTCCAGCTCGTAAAGAAGATGTCGAGTCTTTGGCCACTGTCAAAATCCAAGAGCCTAGTCTGCAGTGTTCTGtgtgtttggatgattttgagGTTGGGGTCGAGGCTAAACAGATGCCCTGCAAGCACAACTTCCATGCTGACTGCTTGCTCCCGTGGCTTGAGCTTCACAGTTCATGCCCTGTTTGTCGGTATCAGTTACCTACAGATGAGACCAAGACTACTGCTGACTCAGCAACAAATGACAACAATGGAGTTGGTGAGTCTTCTTCTGCTtcaagcagcagcagcagccagGGAACTGAGAACAGCGATGCAAACCGTCacgaaggagaaggagaagaggagAACGATGATGGTAATAGGAACGCATTCTCGATTCCATGGCCGTTTAGCAGCTTGTTCTCGTCGTCCTCGTCTCAAGACAGAAATTCATCGGATTGAAAATGTTACGTGAGGCAACCGAAGCTtttgatatgatcatggatgGGTTCAACCTTTAAGCTGTTGTTTTTTGTCTGTAAATAAGCTTTCTCAGATTTGGTTGAGTGTtac is drawn from Brassica rapa cultivar Chiifu-401-42 chromosome A05, CAAS_Brap_v3.01, whole genome shotgun sequence and contains these coding sequences:
- the LOC103868391 gene encoding E3 ubiquitin-protein ligase SIRP1 — translated: MEEATNATSYWCHMCSQTVNAVMTEDEIKCPFCRSGFVEEMDEDRRATTTSIWAPILMEMMNNSATRNQSAESVENENGNGRDLDSQLQEILRRRGRRSSVSVVQLLRGVRALQPESSSNRDDDDNNHPSNERLIVISPHHQIIAVPRSLVTDSMPDGSSLSDYFIGPGFEALLQRLAENDPNRYGTPPARKEDVESLATVKIQEPSLQCSVCLDDFEVGVEAKQMPCKHNFHADCLLPWLELHSSCPVCRYQLPTDETKTTADSATNDNNGVGESSSASSSSSSQGTENSDANRHEGEGEEENDDGNRNAFSIPWPFSSLFSSSSSQDRNSSD